The stretch of DNA GGAACATTGGCTGGCGTATCGACTATTTTTTTGTGAACAAAGAATTCCTGCCCCACATCAAACGCGCCTGGATTTTAAATGATGTCGAAGGCAGCGATCACTGTCCCATTGGGATAGAGATTGAATAAAACTAGGCTTTTATTGGGCTGCCAGATATCTCACAAACCTGAATGTGAAGCCTTTTTCTTCCATTTCTTCAGAAATCTCTTTCATCAGAAAACCGGCCGGAATTTCCGGGAAAAAAGCATCACAGTCCACTGTCCCCTCCACTTCGGTGAGGAACAATTCGTGGCAAGCCGGATGCAGAATGGCCTCTGCATACAAGGACGCTCCTCCAATCACAAATGCTTTCTGCTCGGGGGCGTTTTGTTCGGCAAGAGCGAGGGCTTCATCCAAGGAATGAGCCAATAAG from Candidatus Gracilibacteria bacterium encodes:
- a CDS encoding dihydrofolate reductase — its product is MDENRGIGKDNGLPWHLSADLKHFASVTKGGVVIMGRKTWESLPEAYRPLKERLNIVISRGEQTLPEGVLLAHSLDEALALAEQNAPEQKAFVIGGASLYAEAILHPACHELFLTEVEGTVDCDAFFPEIPAGFLMKEISEEMEEKGFTFRFVRYLAAQ